ccaaatcccacccaaatcccacccaaatcccacccaaatcccccctaaatcccacccaaccccccccaaatcccacccaaatcccacccaaatcccccaaaccccccgggacccccaaatccccaccttGGTGTGGTGGGTGTCGGCGCTCCAGATGTAGGAGCAGGtacccccagggaccccccaaacccccaaatcccacccaaaccctcccaaaccccccaaacacccccaaatcccacccaaacccccaaatcccacccaaatccccccaaacccccgggaccccccaaatccccaccttGGTGTGGTGGGTGTCGGCGCTCCAGATGTAGGAGCAGGGCCCCCCGCAGAAGTTGGCCATGTAGCCCCGgggacccccaacccccccaaatccccccaaattccacccaaacacccccaaaccccccaaaccccacccaaaccccccaaatcccacccaaatcccctcaaaccccccccaacccccaccCAAACACCctaaatcccccccaaatcccacccaaatcccctcaaaccccccaaatcccaccttgGTGTGGTGGGTGTCGGCGCTCCAGATGTAGGAGCAGGtacccccagggacccccccaaacccccaaatcccacccaaacccccctaaatcctcccaaaccccacccaaacacccccaaatcccactcaaacccccccaaatccccaccttGGTGTGGTGGGTGTCGGCGCTCCAGATGTAGGAGCAGctccccccagggacccccagggacccccccaaaccccccgggacccccaagCCCACCTTGGTGTGGTGGGTGTCGGCGCTCCAGATGTAGGAGCAGGtacccccagggacccccccaaacccccccaaatccccaccttGGTGTGGTGGGTGTCGGCGCTCCAGATGTAGGAGCAGGGCCCCCCGCAGAAGTTGGCCATGTAGCCCCGCGGCTCGTGGATCCACTTCCACTCCAGGTCCCGGCGGAAATCGATGTACAGCGGGCGCAcgcagcagctctgctcctcggCGCTGGAatcggggggtcccggggtcaCAAATGGGGGTCCCGGGGTCagaaatgggggtttggggacagtttgggggtcccagggggtcccagccccagtggATGCTCAGGGGGCGCAcgcagcagctctgctcctcggTGCTGCAAatcggggggtcccggggtcagaaatgggggtcccggggtgataaatgggggtttggggggatttgagggggtcCCAGAGGGTCCCAGCCCCAATCAATGTACAGGGGGCCCAcgcagcagctctgctcctcggggctggaattggggggtcccggggtcagaaatgggggtcccagggggtcccATGGTGAtaaatgggggtttgggggggattttgggggtcccagccccagttGATGTACAGGGGGcgcacacagcagctctgctcctcagggctggaatttgggggtttggggggactttgggggaatttgagaggattttgggggtcccagggtgataaatgggggtcccagggtgataaatgggggtctcaggggatccccagccctccctgagtCAAtaatgggggattttgggggtcccagggggtcccagccccaatCGATGCTCAGGGGGCGCAcgcagcagctctgctcctcagcgCTGCAAatcgggggtttggggggatttgagggggttttgggggtcccagggtgataaatgggggtcccagggtgataaatgggggtcccaggggatcCCCAGCCCCAATCAATGTACAGGGGGCGCAcgcagcagctctgctcctcggGGCTGCGAATcggagaatttgggggaattttgggggatttggggaacatttgaggggattttgggggtcccagggtgataaatgggggtcccagggggtcgCAGGGTGAtaaatgggggtttggggaggattttgggggtcccaggggatcccagccccaatccccCCATTGTCCCTACTGTCCgaagtgtccccaatgtccccactgtcccccaatgtccccggtgtccccattacccccactgtccccattgtccccactgtccccactgtccccattgtccccggtgtccccactgtccccagtgtccccgctgtccccattacccccactgtccccactgtccccactgtccccactgtccccactgtccccggtgtcccgtACCCCCCGCAGTGCTGTCCCTCCAGCTCCCGGCGCTGCCGGTGCCCGTGCAGGGCCTGGGCGCGCTCGGGGGGCAGCGCCATGGCGGGCGCGGACGGGACGCTGGCGCGTGGCGGCGCTACATGTTTCTGCATGTCACCCCGCTCCTGCTCGAaccctggggacaatggggacatcatcattggggacattggggacattggggacgcggcggtggcggcgcgCGATGCTCTGCATGTCACCGCGCTCCTGCTCGAACCCTGCAGGGGACAGTAATGACATCATCAATGGGGACAtcatcattggggacattggggacattggggacgcggcggtggcggcgcgCGATGCTCTGCATGTCACCGCGCTCCTGCTCGAaccctggggacaatggggacatcatcattggggacatcatCATTGGGGAcgcggcggtggcggcgcgCGATGCTCTGCATGTCACCCCGCTCCTGCTCGAaccctggggacaatggggacatcatcattggggacatcatCATTGGGGAcgcggcggtggcggcgcgCGATGCTCTGCATGTCACCCCGCTCCTGCTCGAACCCTGGGGACAGTAATGACAtcatcattggggacattggggacgcggcggtggcggcgcgCGATGCTCTGCATGTCACCGCGCTCCTGCTCGAACCCTgcaggggacaatggggacatcatcattggggacatcatcattggggacattggggacgcGGCGGTGGCGCCGCGCGATGCTCTGCATGTCACCGCGCTCCTGTTCAAATCCTGCAGGGGACAGTAATGACATCATCAATGGGGACAtcatcattggggacattggggacattggggacgcggcggtggcggcgcgCGATGCTCTGCATGTCACCGCGCTCCTGCTCGAACCCTgcaggggacaatggggacagtaATGACATCATCATTGGGGACAGTAATGACATCgtcattggggacattggggacgcGGCTGTGGCGGCGCGCGATGCTCTGCATGTCACCCCGCTCCTGCTCGACCCCTgcaggggacaatgggggacatcatcattggggacatcatcattgggggggggggcgggcGCCGATGTCTGCATGCAGGCTCCTGTTCAAATCCTGCAGGGGACAGTAATGACATCGTCATTGGGGACAGTAATGACAtcatcattggggacattggggacgcGGCGGTGGCGCGCGATGCTGTGCATGTCACCGCGCTCCTGTTCAAACCCTgcaggggacaatggggacatcatcattggggacattggggacattggggacgcggcggtggcggcgcgCGATGCTCTGCATGTCACCCCGCTCCTGCTCGAaccctggggacaatggggacagtaATGACATCATCATTGGGGACAGTAATGACATCATCATTGGGGAcgcggcggtggcggcgcgCGATGCTCTGCATGTCACCGGGCTCCTGTTCAAACCCTGGGGACAGTAATGACATCATCATTGGGGACAGTAATGACAtcatcaatggggacattggggacattggggacgcggcggtggcggcgcgCGATGCTCTGCATGTCACCCCGCTCCTGTTCAAaccctggggacaatggggacagtaATGACAtcatcattggggacatcatCATTGGGGACAGTAATGACAtcatcattggggacatcatcactggggacatcactggggacatcactggggacatcactggggacattggggacatcacttGGGACATCATCACTGGGACGGTCTCTGCCCCTCCGCCTGCTCGAAACGCGGCCAAAATCCACCgaaataaaaaccacacaaTCCTCACACTCTGAaatcccccacccccaaattctcccaaaattcccacaaaatccacacattcccccaaatccccccaaaataccaaaattcctcccaaaaatctccccagaaTGTCCAAAAATTCGcccaaaataccaaaattcacccaaagttcctcaaaattcaaattcaccccaaatccctcaaaatctcctcaaaatcccccaaatactttgaaatcccccaaaatccccctacTTCCCCTCagaatcccccccaaatccccccaaaatacctcccaaaatccccccaaaattcccaaaaattcaccaaaaatccttcaaaatccccaaaattttacccaaaatctgaaaattttacccaaaattaccccaaattctttgaaatcccccaaaaatccctcaatccccccaaattccctccatattcccccaaaaatctcctcaaaatcccctcaaatttttcccaaattcccccaaattttcccaaaatccccccaagtCCCCCCtgaaaatcctccccaaaattatcccaaaatcccctccaactcccccaaatcgccccaaaaattcccttcaaATCCCCCtcattcccccaaaaatcccccacagtttcaaaattccccaaaaaatccccccaaaattcccaaaaattcgcccaaaattttccccaaatccccccaaagaTCCTCTTCTCCCCCTGCCAAACTCCTCCCAtatccccccaaatctccttaaaatctcctaaaaatccccccagatttttcccaaatctccccaaatttttcccaaaaatcccccaaattttcccaaaatccccccaaatccccaaatctccaaaAAACGCCCCAGATCCAGCACCTTCGATGCTgattcccccaaattcccctccaaatctccctcaaaatcccaaaatccccccaaaataccaaaattcctcccaaaatcccgccaaaataccaaaattcctcccaaaattttcccaaaaatttgcccaaaattttccccaaatccccccaaagaTCCCCATCTCCCCCTGCCAAACTCCCCAtattcccccaaatctcccaaaaatctcctcaaaaccccctcaaattttcccaaatcccccccaaattcccccgattttcccaaaatcccccctcaaaatcccaaatcctcccaaaatcctccccaaaaataccctaaaatcCCCTCAAACTTCCccgaaaatcccccaaatctccaccAAATCCCCCTAAAGTCCCCCTCATTCCCCCagaaatcccccccaaaaatcccctacttccaaaattcccaaaaaaatccccccaaaatccccaattctcCCCAACttccccccaaatctgcctcaaaatcccccccagaatcctcccaaaatccccccaaaattcccaaaaattcgccaaaaatcctttaaaatctgcccaaaattttaccccaaatccccccaatcccttcaaaatccccccaaaaattcccccaaatctcctaaaaatcccctaaaatccctccatcccccaaacttttcccaaaaatccccaaattttcccaaaatccccaaatcccaaaatcccccaaaaatcgccccagACCGGCACCAGctcccccaaatctccctcaaaatcccaaaatcccccccaaaagcccctctaaaatccccccaaaataccaaaattcctcccaaaattctcccaaaaattcacccaaaattttccccaaatccccccaaagaTCCCATCTCCCCCTGCCAAACTCCCCCCAtattcccccaaatctcccaaaaatctcctcaaaaccccctcaaattttcccaaatccccccaaaattcccccgattttcccaaaatcccccctcaaaatcccaaatcctcccaaaatcctccccaaaaatcccctcaaactcccccaaaaaatccccccaaatcctttgaaatcccccaaaaaatccccatattccccccaaaactcccaaaaatctcctcaaaacccccccaaatttttcccaaaatccccaaatttccccaaaatccccaaattttcccaaaatcgcccaaaatcgccccaaatcGGCACCTTCGATGCTGATTCTCAGGGCGGCGCCGTCGCCGTCGCCGCCGCGCTCGCAGGGGCAGTGAGCGCTCAGCCGGAACAGCCCCACGGGCTCTGCCCcaaattggggaaaatttggtgggtttggggattttcggGGATTTCGGGGGGTTTcgggggatttgaggggatttgggggggtttgggggagattttggggaaatatCTGGGgattttcggggattttgggggattcgggaggatttggggggattttggggggatttgggggaattttggggaattttctgggggtttttgggaatttaggggagattttgggggcatttggggggaattttgggaattttggggggacttgggggggtggatttttggggagttttgggggattttgggggggatttgggggtatttttggggaattttctgggggttttggggaatttaggggagattttgggggcatttggggggtttttgggatttttggggattctgaggggattttgggcgtggattttggggaagttttgggggattttgggggggatttggggaattttggggaattttctgggggttttgggaactggggagattttgggggcatttggggaatttttggggagttttggggggactttgggggtggattttgggaagttttggggatttttgggggtttttggggattttgggggaattttctgggggttttggggaatttagggagattttggggggcatgtggggggattttgggggatttttggggattctgaggggactttgggggtggatttttgggcagtttggggattttgggggggatttggggaattttgggggaatttttgggggtttttgggaatttaggggagattttgggggcatttggggggatttttggggaattttggggattctgggggactttgggggtggattttgggaagttttggggattttgggggggatttgggggaattttggggaattttctgggggtttttgggaatttaggggagattttgggggcatttggggggatttttgggaattttggggggatttgggggatttagggaggATTTGGAGGGATtggagtggattttgggggaatatttggggattttggggggactttgaagggaattttgggggtttttgggaatttagggggagattttgggggcatttggggggattttggggatttttggggattctgaggggactttgggggtggattttgggaagttttggggatttttggggcgatttggggatttttggggaattttctgggggtttttgggaatttaggggagattttgggggcatttggggggatttttggggaattttggggattctgaggggactttgggggtggatttggggaagttttggggatttttggggggatttcggCTCGCAGGGGCAGTGAGCGCTCAGCCGGAACAGCCCCACGGGCTCTGCCCCAAATTCGggggaattttgtggttttggggatttttggggattttgtgggattttgggggatttgaggggatttgagtggattttgggggaatatttggggatttaggggagattttgggggcatttggggcgtgatttggggggatttttaggaattttggggtaatttggggatttcgaggggactttgggggggtttgggggtggatttggggaagttttgggggtggatttggggatttttgggggattttgtggtggattcagggggattttggaaGGATCTTGAAGgattttgtgaattttggggggaatttggggattttaaggggattttggggggatttgaggggattttgggaggttttgggggagattctggggttttggggggaatttgggaactTTGGGGGCACTTTGGGAAgttctgggggggatttggggattttgggattttggggggattttggggtaatttttgggattttcaggggactttggggggattttggggtttgggcagaatttggggaattttgggggaatcttagggagattttggggggattaaGGGGcgatttgggggaatttggggatttttgggtggattttggggggatttgggggagattttggggggggttgcAGGgaatttagggattttggggaatttggggggatttttggtggatttggggaaaattttggggaggatttgggggaatttttcggatgattttggggaattttggggggaatttagggattttggaggaatatttgggaattttgtgggggattttgaagggattttggggggatttttggggggattctgggggaatttcgggatttttgaggggatttgggggcattttgggattttgcGGAGGGAAttggggggaattttaggggattttgggaggatttgggggattttgggggcatttttgggatttgaggggatttggggaattttggggggaatttcgAGGATTCTTGGGGCAATTTTGGATgattctggggggatttttgggaatatttggggtcattttgggaggatttgggggattttggggcatttttgggatttgaggggatttggggaattttatgggggatttgggagggaaatttgggcttttgaagggattttggggtgacttggggggatttgggagagttctgagggaattttggcaatttttggggggattttggcaGGGTTTtgagagaattttgggggaagtttggggaaagtttgggatttggggagaatttttcaggggatttgggtGGAACTTTGGCcgatttttgcagaattttcgggaattttgctgaatttttgggaattttgcagaatttttgggaattttgcagaattttcgggaattttcgggattttggggacgCTGGGGACGGCGCTGTCCCTCACCGGAGCCGCGAAAACACAATCacatttttggggagattttgccGTATTTGGGTGGAACTTTGGCcgatttttgcagaatttttgggaattttgctgaattttcaggaattttgctgaattttcaggaattttcgggaattttcgggattttggggacgCTGGGGACGGTGCTGTCCCTCACCAGAGTGGCGCAAACACAATcacatttttgggggaattttgcCGTATTTGGGTGGAACTTTGGCcgatttttgcagaatttttgggaattttgcagaatttttgggaattttgcagaattttgggaattttgctgaattttcaggaattttcgggattttggggacgCTGGGGACGGCGCTGTCCCTCACTGGAGCCGCGCAAACACAATcacatttttgggggaattttgcCGTATTTGGGTGGAACTTTGGCCGATTTTGCAGAATTTTCGGgaattttgcagaattttcaggaattttgcagaattttcaggaattttgctgaattttcaggaattttcgggattttggggacgCTGGGGACGGCGCTGTCCCTCACCGGAGCCGCGCAAACACAATCacatttttggggagattttgccGTATTTGGGTGGAACTTTGGCcgatttttgcagaattttgggaattttggtgaattttcaggaattttgctgcattttggggaattttcgggaattttcgggattttggggacgCTGGGGACGGCACTGTCCCTCACCGGAGCCGCGCAAACACAATCacatttttgggtggattttgccGTATTTGGGTGGAACTTTGGCcgatttttgcagaatttttgggaattttggtgaattttcaggaattttgttgaattttgcagaattttcgggaattttggggattttggggacgCTGGGGACGGCGCTGTCCCTCACCGGAGCCGCACAAACACAATCacatttttgggtggattttgccGTATTTGGGTGGAACTTTGGCcgatttttgcagaatttttgggatttttggtgaattttggaattttgctgaatttttgggaattttgcagaattttcaggaattttgcagaatttttgggaattttctcgattttcggggattttggggattttggggacgGGGCCCCCTGTCCCTCACCAGAGCGCGCAAACACAATcacattttttgggggaattttgcCGTATTTGGGTGGAACTTTGGCcgatttttgcagaattttcgggaattttgctgaattttcgGGAATTTTGCTGAATTgtcgggattttggggacacgGCGCTGAATCCTCACGGGCGCCGCAGCCACTGCGGGGCGGTGTGGGTGAATCGAACCAGAGCCACTGTCCCTCGCGGCGCGGCCGCGCAAACACAATCGACATTTTTGGGAGATGCCGATTTGGGTGGAACTTTGGGACATTgtgcagaatttgggaattttggggacatttgggaattggggattggggacattgggaattgggCAATGGGGGCGTGGAATTTGGGgacttggggacattgggacatcGCTGGGGATGTGGGGCCATGGGGGTGGGGAAACACAATCGAGatttttggggacatggggacatttgggggaaCTGGGGACATTAGGGACATTGGGGGTGGGGATTTGGcggattggggacattggggggattggggacattggggacgtggggacacacgggacatttggggacgtggggacatttggggtggggagacattggggacattggggacattggggacatttggggacactggggacattggggacagtggggggattggggacattggggacatttggggacactggggacaatggggacatttgggacattgggggcgttggggacattggggacactggggacactggggacactggggggattggggagattggggacattgggggcattggggacattggggacatcggggacattggggacaccaaggggacaccaaggggacattggggacattggggacatttggggacgtttggggacattgggggattggggacactggggacattggggacattggggacattggggacattggggacatcggggacattggggacaccaaggggacaccaaggggacattggggacatcctcactgcccagtgtccccaaacaccccaatcccctcagtgtcccccactcccctcaatgtccccaatgtcctcagtgtcccctcaatgttcccaatgtccccaaatgtcccaaatcccccaagccccccaatgtcccattgatgtccccaaatgtccccaatctccaaaatgtccccaaatgtcccaaatctcccagatgtccccaaatgtcctcACCgctgtccccgatgtccccaatgccctgaatgtccccaatgtcccctcagcGTCCCTGAtctccccaatgtccccaatgtctccaAACATCCCGaaagccccaatgtccccaacaccccgatgtccccaatcTCCTTAAATgtccccaaatggccccaatcccctcaatgtccccaatgtccccattgatgtccccattgatgtccccagtgtcccacctGGTACAGCTCCactctctgctccagccccactgtccccaatgtccccaatgtccccattgatgtccccattgatgtccccaatgtccccagtgtccccaatgtccccactgatgtccccagtgtccccagtgtccccaatgtccccaatgtccccattgatgtccccaatgtcccaccTGGTACAGCTCCactctctgctccagccccaatgtccccaatgtccccagtgtccccccaatgtccccaatcccccattgatgtccccaatgtccccaatgtccccattgatgtccccaatgtccccgatgtccccattgatgtccccattgatgtccccattgatgtccccattgatgtccccattgatgtccccaatgtcgCACCTGGTACAGCTCCactctctgctccagccccgctggccccatgtccccagtgtccccagtgtccccaatgtccccagtgtccccaatgtccccattgatgcccccagtgtccccattgatgtccccagtgt
This Camarhynchus parvulus unplaced genomic scaffold, STF_HiC, whole genome shotgun sequence DNA region includes the following protein-coding sequences:
- the LOC115915949 gene encoding transforming growth factor beta-1 proprotein-like, producing the protein PVGLFRLSAHCPCERGGDGDGAALRISIEGFEQERGDMQSIARRHRRVPNVPAMALPPERAQALHGHRQRRELEGQHCGGAEEQSCCVRPLYIDFRRDLEWKWIHEPRGYMANFCGGPCSYIWSADTHHTKVLALYNLHNPGASAAPCCVPQSLEPLPIVYYVGRKARVEQLSGMVVSACKCS